One Micromonospora sp. WMMD812 genomic window carries:
- a CDS encoding pseudouridine synthase, producing MRRDDRTPRSDAPAIEGAERLQKVLAAAGVGSRRACEDLIFRRRVTVNGRVAQLGDKVDPTTAVIHVDGERLQADTRLVYLAMNKPRGVVSTMADEKGRTALADFLGNRVEQRVYHVGRLDADSEGLLLLTNDGTLAHRLMHPSFGVQKTYLCEVSGPIPRNLGKKLMAGVELEDGPAKVDAFRVVDTLGRTAQVELTLHEGRKHIVRRLLGEVGHPVSRLVRTSIGPIRLGDLRSGRTRRLTNAEVAALFKAVGD from the coding sequence ATGCGACGCGATGACCGCACCCCCCGATCCGACGCCCCCGCCATCGAGGGCGCCGAGCGCCTCCAGAAGGTGCTCGCCGCCGCCGGCGTCGGCTCCCGGCGCGCCTGCGAGGACCTGATCTTCCGGCGCCGGGTCACCGTGAACGGGCGGGTGGCGCAGCTCGGCGACAAGGTCGACCCGACCACCGCCGTGATCCACGTCGACGGTGAGCGGCTCCAGGCCGACACCCGCCTGGTGTACCTGGCGATGAACAAGCCGCGCGGTGTGGTCTCGACCATGGCCGACGAGAAGGGCCGCACCGCCCTGGCCGACTTCCTCGGCAACCGCGTCGAGCAGCGTGTCTACCACGTCGGGCGGCTCGACGCGGACAGCGAGGGCCTGCTGCTGCTCACCAACGACGGCACCCTGGCGCACCGGCTGATGCACCCCTCCTTCGGGGTGCAGAAGACGTACCTCTGCGAGGTGTCCGGGCCGATCCCGCGCAACCTCGGCAAAAAGCTGATGGCAGGAGTCGAGCTGGAGGACGGCCCGGCGAAGGTCGACGCGTTCCGGGTGGTGGACACCCTGGGGCGGACCGCCCAGGTGGAGCTGACCCTGCACGAAGGGCGCAAACACATCGTCCGGCGCCTGCTGGGCGAGGTCGGCCACCCGGTGTCCCGGCTGGTGCGTACCTCGATCGGGCCGATCCGGCTCGGCGACCTGCGCTCCGGGCGGACCCGGCGCCTCACCAACGCCGAGGTCGCCGCGCTGTTCAAGGCGGTGGGTGACTGA
- the scpB gene encoding SMC-Scp complex subunit ScpB, with protein MSNEERRDSLADQAASWVPPWQRPTPLPVENAEPEPVEAPADLVSERPLDGPETTEIAEQAEAARAEAPADLGTGAPDPNQIPKDPEPDPDQADPSADLGMEMPLEGPPGTKISQAPNLAPADGGLLAEPAETGEAGTAASGRAAGRRRLPEPEPAPELDDAELRGALEAILLVVDEPVSELTLAQVLEQPAERVGAMLDEIAAGYRAAGHGFELRRAAGGWRLYTRPEYATYVERFVLDGQSVRLTQAALETLAVVAYKQPVTRSRISAIRGVNCDGVIRTLVSRGLVEECGTEPESGAFLYRTTTLFLEKLGLNTVDELPPLAPFLPDDVEELTDATR; from the coding sequence ATGAGCAACGAGGAGCGCCGGGACTCCCTGGCCGACCAGGCCGCCTCGTGGGTCCCGCCGTGGCAGCGCCCCACTCCGCTACCGGTGGAGAACGCCGAACCCGAGCCGGTCGAGGCCCCCGCGGATCTGGTTTCCGAGCGACCGCTGGACGGGCCGGAGACCACCGAGATCGCGGAGCAGGCCGAGGCCGCGCGGGCCGAGGCCCCCGCAGACCTGGGAACGGGGGCGCCCGACCCTAACCAGATCCCGAAGGACCCGGAGCCGGACCCCGATCAGGCCGACCCGTCGGCAGATCTTGGCATGGAAATGCCCCTGGAGGGGCCGCCAGGTACCAAGATCTCGCAGGCGCCGAACCTCGCGCCGGCTGACGGCGGGCTGCTGGCCGAGCCGGCGGAGACGGGGGAGGCCGGGACCGCGGCATCGGGCCGGGCGGCGGGGCGGCGGCGGTTGCCGGAGCCGGAGCCCGCGCCGGAGCTCGACGATGCCGAGCTGCGCGGCGCGCTCGAGGCGATCCTGCTGGTGGTGGACGAGCCGGTCAGCGAGCTGACTCTCGCCCAGGTGCTGGAGCAGCCGGCCGAGCGGGTCGGTGCGATGCTGGACGAGATCGCGGCCGGCTACCGCGCCGCCGGGCACGGCTTCGAGCTTCGGCGCGCCGCCGGTGGCTGGCGTCTCTACACCCGGCCGGAATACGCCACCTACGTGGAACGGTTCGTGTTGGACGGGCAGTCGGTCCGGCTGACCCAGGCCGCCCTGGAGACCCTCGCGGTCGTCGCCTACAAGCAGCCGGTCACCCGGTCGCGGATCTCCGCGATCCGGGGGGTCAACTGCGACGGGGTGATCCGTACCCTGGTGTCCCGCGGCCTCGTCGAGGAGTGCGGCACCGAACCGGAGAGCGGCGCGTTCCTCTACCGGACGACCACCCTGTTCCTGGAGAAGCTGGGGCTGAACACGGTTGACGAGCTGCCGCCGCTCGCGCCGTTCCTGCCCGACGACGTGGAAGAGCTGACCGATGCGACGCGATGA
- a CDS encoding ScpA family protein: protein MTAPSLDPLAPHGAADPATAAELAAEVDGVAPADGATVEETTGFTVRLANFTGPFDLLLQLIGKHKLDVTEVALHRVTDEFIAYIRAMGDQWDLDEASEFLLIAATLLDLKAARLLPAAEVEDEEDLALLEARDLLFARLLQYKAYKEAAAHIAELEAVGGRRYPRAVTLEPRYAEALPDLVLGIGPARLLKLALRALTPKPVPEVSIAHVHLVRVSVREHATIITDRLRRAGIATFSLLCADCEATLEVVARFLALLELYREGLVAFVQEQALEELTVRWTGPAEGGPDLQIDEYAGAPAEPESTPAATPPADAAAETPDDVAAGAGKAGERPANPDGGTSEE, encoded by the coding sequence GTGACCGCACCGTCCCTCGATCCGCTCGCGCCGCACGGCGCCGCTGATCCCGCGACCGCCGCCGAGCTGGCCGCCGAGGTCGACGGAGTGGCGCCCGCCGACGGGGCCACCGTCGAGGAGACGACCGGCTTCACCGTCCGGCTCGCGAACTTCACCGGCCCGTTCGACCTGCTGCTCCAGCTGATCGGCAAGCACAAGCTGGACGTCACCGAGGTGGCGCTGCACCGGGTAACCGACGAGTTCATCGCCTACATCCGGGCGATGGGCGACCAGTGGGACCTGGACGAGGCGAGCGAGTTCCTGCTGATCGCCGCCACCCTGCTCGACCTGAAGGCGGCCCGGCTGCTGCCCGCCGCCGAGGTGGAGGACGAGGAGGATCTCGCCCTGCTCGAGGCGCGGGACCTGCTCTTCGCCCGGCTGCTGCAGTACAAGGCGTACAAGGAGGCCGCCGCGCACATCGCCGAACTGGAGGCGGTCGGCGGCCGGCGCTATCCGCGCGCCGTCACCCTGGAGCCCCGGTACGCCGAGGCGCTGCCCGACCTGGTGCTCGGCATCGGCCCGGCGCGGCTGCTTAAGCTCGCGCTGAGGGCGCTCACCCCGAAGCCGGTGCCCGAGGTGTCCATCGCCCACGTGCACCTGGTCCGGGTCAGCGTCCGCGAGCACGCCACGATCATCACCGACCGGCTGCGCCGAGCCGGCATCGCGACCTTCTCGCTGCTCTGCGCCGACTGCGAGGCCACCCTCGAGGTGGTGGCCCGGTTCCTGGCGCTGCTGGAGCTCTACCGGGAGGGCCTGGTGGCCTTCGTCCAGGAGCAGGCCCTGGAGGAGCTGACCGTACGCTGGACCGGCCCCGCCGAGGGCGGCCCCGACCTGCAGATCGACGAGTACGCCGGCGCCCCGGCTGAGCCGGAGAGCACCCCGGCGGCAACCCCGCCCGCTGACGCGGCCGCCGAGACGCCGGACGACGTGGCCGCCGGTGCCGGGAAGGCGGGGGAGCGACCGGCGAACCCGGACGGGGGGACGAGCGAGGAGTGA
- a CDS encoding AAA family ATPase: protein MAGNGDRAETWTSELREQQAALGNDLGPADPAAYTMRKPIPEPMPTDRHGPARIIAMANQKGGVGKTTTTINLGAALAEYGRKVLLVDFDPQGALSVGLGVNPHNLDLSVYNLLMQDDITAEDVLIKTDVAGLHLLPANIDLSAAEIQLVNEVAREMALARVLRSIRKEYDFILIDCQPSLGLLAINALTVAHGVLIPLECEFFSLRGVALLLDTIDKVRERLNFDLELEGILATMYDSRTTHCRQVLQRVVEAFGDKVYQTVITKTVKFPESTVAGAPITTLDPASSGARNYRQLAREVIAAQTER from the coding sequence ATGGCTGGCAACGGTGACCGTGCCGAGACCTGGACGTCGGAGCTCCGTGAGCAGCAGGCCGCGCTCGGCAACGACCTCGGCCCGGCCGACCCGGCCGCCTACACGATGCGCAAGCCCATCCCCGAGCCGATGCCCACCGACCGGCACGGGCCGGCCCGGATCATCGCGATGGCGAACCAGAAGGGTGGCGTCGGCAAGACCACCACCACGATCAACCTGGGCGCCGCGCTCGCCGAATACGGCCGCAAGGTGCTGCTGGTCGACTTCGACCCGCAGGGCGCGCTCTCGGTCGGGCTGGGGGTCAACCCGCACAACCTCGACCTGTCGGTCTACAACCTGCTCATGCAGGACGACATCACCGCCGAGGACGTCCTGATCAAGACGGACGTGGCGGGCCTGCACCTGCTGCCGGCCAACATCGACCTCTCCGCCGCCGAGATCCAGCTGGTCAACGAGGTGGCCCGGGAGATGGCCCTGGCCCGGGTGCTGCGGTCGATCCGCAAGGAGTACGACTTCATCCTGATCGACTGCCAGCCCTCGCTGGGCCTGCTGGCGATCAACGCGCTGACCGTCGCGCACGGCGTGCTCATCCCGCTGGAGTGCGAGTTCTTCAGCCTCCGCGGGGTGGCGCTGCTGCTGGACACCATCGACAAGGTCCGCGAGCGGCTCAACTTCGACCTGGAACTCGAGGGCATCCTCGCCACCATGTACGACAGCCGCACCACCCACTGCCGCCAGGTGCTCCAGCGGGTGGTGGAGGCGTTCGGCGACAAGGTCTACCAGACGGTCATCACCAAGACGGTCAAGTTCCCCGAGTCCACCGTCGCCGGCGCCCCGATCACCACGCTCGACCCGGCCTCGTCCGGGGCACGCAACTACCGGCAGCTGGCCCGCGAAGTGATCGCCGCCCAGACCGAGCGGTAG
- a CDS encoding site-specific tyrosine recombinase XerD: MTGPSDGAGTGVEPAPALRRAVRGYLDHLTVERGLSSNTLASYRRDLDRYLTTLVDAGIADLASVGAGVVESHLARLRAGDEGHPPLAVSSAARAASAVRGLHRFALREGLAGADPSRDVRPPTPPRRLPRALPVDEVVRLLETAGPVTATGEGAPLALRDRALLEFLYGTGARISEAVGAAVDDVDSAEGTVLLHGKGGRSRLVPIGGYAVEALRAYLVRARPGLAAAGRGTPAVFLNARGGALSRQGAWTILRRAAERARLPIEGPNAVSPHTLRHSYATHLLDGGADVRVVQELLGHASVTTTQVYTLVTVERLREVYATAHPRARG; encoded by the coding sequence CTGACCGGACCATCCGACGGGGCCGGCACGGGCGTGGAGCCCGCGCCGGCCCTGCGCCGTGCCGTGCGCGGCTACCTGGACCACCTGACGGTCGAACGTGGCCTGTCGTCGAACACGCTCGCCTCGTACCGTCGGGACCTGGACCGCTACCTCACCACCCTGGTCGACGCCGGCATCGCCGACCTGGCGTCGGTCGGCGCCGGCGTCGTCGAGTCGCACCTGGCCCGGCTGCGCGCCGGCGACGAGGGGCATCCGCCGCTGGCCGTCTCCTCGGCGGCCCGGGCCGCCAGCGCGGTGCGCGGCCTGCACCGCTTCGCGCTGCGCGAGGGACTGGCCGGCGCCGACCCGAGCCGGGACGTGCGCCCGCCGACGCCGCCACGCCGCCTGCCCCGGGCGCTGCCGGTCGACGAGGTGGTGCGGCTGCTGGAGACCGCCGGCCCGGTCACCGCGACCGGCGAGGGCGCGCCGCTCGCGCTGCGGGACCGGGCGCTGCTGGAGTTCCTGTACGGCACCGGGGCGCGCATCTCCGAGGCGGTCGGCGCCGCGGTGGACGATGTGGACTCGGCCGAGGGGACCGTGCTGCTGCACGGCAAGGGCGGCCGCTCCCGACTCGTGCCGATCGGCGGGTACGCCGTCGAGGCGCTGCGCGCGTACCTGGTCCGGGCCCGCCCCGGGCTGGCGGCCGCCGGCCGGGGCACCCCGGCGGTGTTCCTCAACGCCCGTGGCGGCGCGCTGTCCCGGCAGGGCGCCTGGACCATCCTGCGCCGGGCCGCCGAGCGGGCCCGCCTGCCCATCGAGGGGCCCAATGCGGTGTCCCCGCACACACTGCGCCACTCGTACGCCACGCACCTGCTCGACGGCGGCGCCGACGTCCGGGTGGTGCAGGAGCTGCTCGGGCACGCCTCGGTGACCACCACGCAGGTGTACACGCTGGTCACGGTCGAGCGGCTGCGCGAGGTGTACGCCACCGCGCACCCCCGCGCCCGCGGCTGA
- the ald gene encoding alanine dehydrogenase produces MKVGIPREVKNHEYRVAITPAGVNEFTRHGHEVFVEAGAGVGSSITDDEFAAAGAKILATADEVWDAADLVLKVKEPIAEEYHRMREGQVLFTYLHLAASKECTDALVDRKVTGIAYETVELPDRSLPLLAPMSEVAGRLAPQVGAFYMMRTGGGRGVLPGGVSGVYAAKTVVIGAGVSGMNAAAIALGLQSEVLLLDKNVARLRQADAIYRGHLQTVASNAYEIERAVLDADLVIGAVLVPGAKAPKLISNELVSRMKPGSVLVDIAIDQGGCFEDSRPTTHADPVYKVHESIFYCVANMPGAVPNTSTHALTNVTLPYALELANQGWREALRRDPALALGLNTHAGQVTYGPVAEAHGMTVLPLADVLA; encoded by the coding sequence GTGAAGGTCGGAATCCCACGCGAGGTCAAGAACCACGAGTACCGCGTGGCGATCACGCCGGCGGGCGTCAACGAGTTCACCCGCCACGGCCACGAGGTCTTCGTCGAGGCCGGTGCGGGCGTCGGCTCGAGCATCACCGACGACGAGTTCGCCGCCGCCGGCGCGAAGATCCTGGCGACCGCCGACGAGGTCTGGGACGCCGCCGATCTGGTGCTCAAGGTCAAGGAGCCGATCGCCGAGGAGTACCACCGGATGCGCGAGGGGCAGGTGCTCTTCACGTATCTGCACCTGGCCGCCTCGAAGGAGTGCACCGACGCGCTGGTCGACCGCAAGGTCACCGGCATCGCGTACGAGACCGTCGAGCTGCCCGACCGCTCCCTGCCGCTGCTCGCCCCGATGTCCGAGGTGGCCGGCCGGCTCGCCCCGCAGGTGGGCGCGTTCTACATGATGCGCACCGGGGGTGGCCGGGGCGTGCTGCCCGGCGGCGTCTCCGGCGTGTACGCGGCCAAGACCGTGGTCATCGGCGCCGGCGTCTCCGGCATGAACGCCGCCGCCATCGCGCTCGGACTGCAGTCCGAGGTGCTGCTGCTGGACAAGAACGTCGCCCGGCTGCGTCAGGCCGACGCCATCTACCGGGGCCACCTGCAGACCGTCGCGTCCAACGCGTACGAGATCGAGCGGGCCGTGCTCGACGCGGACCTGGTCATCGGCGCGGTGCTAGTGCCCGGCGCGAAGGCGCCCAAGCTCATCTCCAACGAGCTGGTGTCCCGGATGAAGCCGGGCAGCGTGCTCGTCGACATCGCCATCGACCAGGGCGGCTGCTTCGAGGACTCGCGCCCCACCACGCACGCCGACCCGGTCTACAAGGTGCACGAGTCGATCTTCTACTGCGTGGCGAACATGCCGGGCGCGGTGCCGAACACCAGCACCCACGCGCTGACCAACGTCACCCTGCCGTACGCGCTGGAGCTGGCGAACCAGGGCTGGCGCGAGGCGCTGCGCCGCGACCCGGCGCTGGCGTTGGGCCTGAACACCCACGCCGGCCAGGTCACCTACGGCCCGGTCGCCGAGGCGCACGGCATGACCGTCCTCCCGCTGGCCGACGTACTGGCCTGA
- a CDS encoding TM2 domain-containing protein: protein MIVPLSGCRCGQDASRSIWCRVMTTPPYQPGYPQGVSDKSKVVAGILGILLGFFGAGRFYMGHTKIGVLQLVVSVCTFGLGSLWGLIDGILILVNGGVDGQGRPLRD, encoded by the coding sequence ATTATCGTCCCACTCTCCGGGTGCCGCTGCGGACAGGACGCGAGTCGATCTATATGGTGTCGCGTCATGACCACTCCTCCTTACCAGCCCGGGTACCCCCAGGGCGTTTCTGACAAGAGCAAGGTCGTCGCGGGCATCCTGGGCATTCTGCTCGGATTCTTCGGTGCCGGCCGGTTCTACATGGGCCACACCAAGATCGGCGTGCTGCAGCTCGTCGTGAGCGTGTGCACTTTCGGCCTCGGCAGCCTCTGGGGCCTCATCGACGGCATCCTGATCCTGGTGAACGGCGGCGTCGACGGGCAGGGCCGCCCGCTGCGCGACTGA
- a CDS encoding NUDIX hydrolase — protein sequence MSAVEHRYEVRSREQRWSGRIFDVVTEEVTMPGGGTGLRDIVRHVGAVAVVALDDAGQVVLIRQYRHPVGRHLWELPAGLTDVSGEDLAAAAARELAEEVDLTAGRMDVLVDLHSSPGFTDELVRVFLARDLADVPAERRHDRLDEEADLQVVRIDLDEAVSMVLAGEITNASCVAGLLAAARARDAGWSVLRRADAPLPR from the coding sequence GTGAGCGCCGTCGAGCACCGCTACGAGGTCCGTTCCCGCGAGCAGCGCTGGTCCGGGCGGATCTTCGACGTGGTCACCGAGGAGGTGACCATGCCGGGCGGCGGCACCGGGCTGCGGGACATCGTCCGGCACGTCGGGGCGGTCGCCGTGGTGGCGCTGGACGACGCCGGCCAGGTGGTGCTGATCCGGCAGTACCGGCACCCGGTGGGGCGGCACCTCTGGGAGCTGCCCGCGGGGCTGACGGACGTCTCGGGCGAGGACCTGGCCGCCGCGGCGGCGCGGGAACTGGCCGAGGAGGTGGACCTGACCGCCGGCCGGATGGACGTGCTGGTCGACCTGCACAGCTCGCCCGGGTTCACCGACGAGCTGGTCCGGGTCTTCCTGGCCCGGGACCTGGCCGACGTGCCGGCGGAGCGGCGCCATGACCGTCTCGACGAGGAGGCCGACCTCCAGGTGGTCCGGATCGACCTGGACGAGGCGGTGTCGATGGTGCTGGCCGGCGAGATCACCAACGCGTCCTGCGTGGCCGGGCTGCTCGCCGCGGCCCGGGCCCGGGACGCCGGGTGGTCGGTGCTGCGCCGGGCGGACGCGCCGCTGCCGCGCTGA
- a CDS encoding CTP synthase, whose amino-acid sequence MAPSARTTRHIFVTGGVASSLGKGLTASSLGNLLSARGLRVVMQKLDPYLNVDPGTMNPFQHGEVFVTEDGAETDLDVGHYERFLDRALSGKANVTTGQIYSDVIAKERRGEYLGDTVQVIPHITNEIKSRILGMADPDADGQVPDVVITEVGGTVGDIESLPFLEAIRQVRHDLGRDNCFYLHVSLVPYLAPSGELKTKPTQHSVAQLRSIGIQPDALVCRSDREIPEKLKHKLSLYCDVDAEAVVAAPDAPSIYDIPKVLHREGLDAYVVRRLGLSFRDVDWNSWDDLLERVHQPRHTVTVAVVGKYVDLPDAYLSVSEAIRAAGFGHRARVQLRWVPSDECVTPAGAAAALAGVDGIVIPGGFGVRGIEGKIGTARYARENGIPLLGLCLGLQCMTIEVARHLAGLDGANSLEFDEEAKHPVIATMADQEDIVAGKGDLGGTMRLGAYPATLAEGSLVAEAYDSTDVSERHRHRYEVNNAYRDALTKAGLHISGTSPDGRLVEFVELDRSLHPFFVATQAHPELKSRPTRPHPLFASFVRAAIAYSQADQLPVDLDAPAAEQAARNGAAAKAASAS is encoded by the coding sequence TTGGCCCCTTCAGCACGGACGACCAGGCACATTTTCGTCACCGGGGGCGTGGCCTCCTCGCTGGGTAAGGGCCTGACCGCCTCCAGCCTCGGCAACCTGCTCAGCGCGCGGGGGCTCCGCGTGGTGATGCAGAAGCTCGACCCCTACCTCAACGTCGACCCCGGGACGATGAACCCGTTCCAGCACGGTGAGGTCTTCGTCACCGAGGACGGGGCCGAGACCGACCTCGACGTCGGACACTACGAGCGGTTCCTGGACCGGGCGCTCTCCGGCAAGGCGAACGTCACGACGGGGCAGATCTACTCCGACGTGATCGCCAAGGAGCGGCGCGGCGAGTACCTCGGCGACACCGTCCAGGTCATCCCGCACATCACCAACGAGATCAAGTCGCGGATCCTCGGCATGGCCGACCCGGACGCCGACGGCCAGGTGCCGGACGTGGTGATCACCGAGGTCGGCGGCACGGTCGGCGACATCGAGTCGCTGCCGTTCCTGGAGGCGATCCGGCAGGTCCGCCACGACCTGGGCCGGGACAACTGCTTCTACCTCCACGTCTCGCTGGTGCCGTACCTGGCGCCGTCGGGGGAGCTGAAGACGAAGCCGACCCAGCACTCGGTGGCGCAGCTGCGCAGCATCGGTATCCAGCCGGACGCCCTGGTCTGCCGCTCCGACCGGGAGATCCCGGAGAAGCTCAAGCACAAGCTGTCGCTCTACTGCGACGTGGACGCCGAGGCGGTCGTCGCCGCCCCGGACGCGCCGAGCATCTACGACATCCCGAAGGTGCTGCACCGCGAGGGGCTGGACGCGTACGTGGTGCGCCGGCTCGGCCTCTCCTTCCGGGACGTCGACTGGAACAGCTGGGACGACCTGCTCGAGCGGGTGCACCAGCCGCGGCACACGGTGACCGTCGCGGTGGTCGGCAAGTACGTCGACCTGCCCGACGCGTACCTGTCGGTCAGCGAGGCGATCCGGGCGGCCGGCTTCGGCCACCGCGCCCGGGTGCAGCTGCGCTGGGTGCCCAGCGACGAGTGCGTGACCCCGGCCGGCGCGGCGGCCGCCCTGGCCGGCGTGGACGGCATCGTGATCCCCGGCGGCTTCGGGGTGCGGGGCATCGAGGGCAAGATCGGCACCGCCCGGTACGCCCGGGAGAACGGCATCCCCCTGCTGGGCCTCTGCCTCGGCCTGCAGTGCATGACCATCGAGGTGGCCCGGCACCTGGCCGGGCTGGACGGCGCCAACTCGCTGGAGTTCGACGAGGAGGCGAAGCACCCGGTCATCGCCACGATGGCCGACCAGGAGGACATCGTCGCCGGCAAGGGCGACCTCGGCGGCACCATGCGGCTCGGGGCGTACCCGGCGACGCTCGCCGAGGGCTCGCTCGTCGCCGAGGCGTACGACAGCACCGACGTCAGCGAGCGGCACCGCCACCGGTACGAGGTGAACAACGCCTACCGGGACGCGCTCACCAAGGCCGGCCTGCACATCTCCGGCACCTCGCCGGACGGGCGGCTGGTCGAGTTCGTCGAGCTGGACCGGAGCCTGCACCCGTTCTTCGTGGCGACCCAGGCGCACCCGGAGCTGAAGAGCCGGCCCACCCGGCCGCACCCGCTGTTCGCCTCGTTCGTCCGGGCCGCGATCGCCTACTCCCAGGCCGACCAGCTCCCGGTCGACCTGGACGCGCCGGCCGCGGAGCAGGCCGCCCGCAACGGCGCGGCGGCGAAGGCGGCGTCCGCGTCGTGA
- a CDS encoding glycosyltransferase family 4 protein, with protein sequence MTDASSAPRWPGSVALVLASSTGGVGQHVRSVARGLTAAGASVLVCGPAATQDQFDFTGVGARFQPVEIPASPTPADARAVASLRRALAATGVDVVHAHGLRAGLVAVLARPAAPLVVTWHNAVLAGGVRGTLSRVAERVVARGARVALGASADLVERAAALGATDARLAPVAAPTLPAPHRRRAAVRAEFGVHDQRPLIVSVGRLHPQKRYDLLIDAAARWRTRTPAPVVVIAGSGPAYLPLAARISAARAPVTLLGHRTDVADLLAGADLAVVTSDWEARQLFAQEALRAGVPLVATAVGGLPELVGDAALLVPPGDVDAVDTAVRGLLDDPERRAELGRRGAERAATWPTEADTVAALAALYAELAPRSGDSTSPDAGAPSTGHR encoded by the coding sequence ATGACGGACGCCTCGTCGGCGCCGCGGTGGCCCGGCTCGGTGGCGCTGGTGCTCGCCTCCAGCACCGGCGGCGTGGGGCAGCACGTCCGGTCGGTGGCCCGCGGCCTCACCGCCGCCGGCGCGTCCGTGCTGGTCTGCGGCCCGGCCGCGACCCAGGACCAGTTCGACTTCACCGGCGTGGGCGCCCGGTTCCAGCCGGTCGAGATCCCCGCCAGCCCGACGCCGGCCGACGCCCGGGCGGTCGCCTCGCTGCGCCGCGCACTGGCCGCCACCGGCGTGGACGTGGTCCACGCCCACGGCCTGCGGGCCGGGCTGGTCGCCGTGCTCGCCCGGCCGGCGGCGCCGCTCGTGGTCACCTGGCACAACGCGGTGCTCGCCGGCGGCGTCCGCGGCACGCTGTCCCGGGTCGCCGAGCGGGTCGTCGCCCGGGGCGCCCGGGTCGCGCTCGGCGCCTCCGCCGACCTGGTGGAGCGGGCCGCCGCGCTCGGCGCCACCGACGCCCGGCTCGCCCCGGTCGCCGCACCCACGCTGCCCGCCCCGCACCGCCGGCGAGCCGCCGTGCGCGCCGAATTCGGCGTGCACGACCAGCGGCCGTTGATCGTCTCGGTCGGCCGGCTGCACCCGCAGAAGCGCTACGACCTGCTCATCGACGCGGCCGCCCGCTGGCGTACCCGCACCCCGGCGCCGGTGGTGGTGATCGCCGGCAGCGGTCCGGCGTACCTGCCGCTGGCCGCCCGGATCTCCGCCGCCCGGGCGCCGGTGACCCTGCTCGGCCACCGCACCGACGTGGCCGACCTGCTCGCCGGCGCCGACCTCGCCGTCGTCACCAGCGACTGGGAGGCCCGCCAACTGTTCGCCCAGGAGGCGCTGCGCGCCGGCGTACCGCTGGTGGCGACCGCGGTCGGTGGCCTGCCGGAGCTGGTCGGGGACGCGGCGCTGCTGGTGCCGCCCGGCGACGTGGACGCGGTCGACACCGCCGTACGCGGGCTGCTCGACGACCCCGAGCGCCGGGCCGAGCTCGGTCGGCGCGGCGCCGAGCGGGCGGCGACCTGGCCCACCGAGGCGGACACCGTCGCCGCGCTGGCCGCCCTCTACGCCGAACTGGCCCCGCGATCCGGCGACTCCACCAGCCCGGATGCCGGAGCACCGTCGACGGGACACCGGTGA